The DNA segment CTATAAACTGCAAGTATTCAGTAACTCTGCTCCTCGCCTCAAGAACCCCGGGGGTGTTAACGCTACCTCGTTCCTCAAATTTTCTGAACGTTCAGGCTGTGACAGGTATCACGACATTGGGCATCAAGTGCGGACGCAGACTCGTGTGGTGAGCGTTTGCAGGAACAAAAACGATAGTCGAAAAAGTGTCTCAACTCAGCTGATCAGCCAGGATATACGGAGCGAAACCACTGTTAGGCATGCTTAGACACTGTCTAGCTTTGGTTCACCTTGATTGtttcaagacttcagcgagagcaaatcccGTGATGCATCGCgcgccacaagtgcaagagcgagcggCAGACGGGACTGCCGAGCACGCAGCTATGACGACGAAGGTGAAGATGAAGATCGAGGTACCTGCCACGCGCaattttgcacatgcggcgcgcctcccgttagaggtcaaatctaagagccagatgaccttcaggatCAGCATGTGACGAGTCGATCTTTTTGCTCTAGGAGCGCGAAGCGGAAGCACGTGGGCCGATCCACGCACCTGTTTCATCGGACCCAGTCAAGCAACATCTCGCAGCAAGAAAAGACACCAGACATAATCGCCACACCGTGCCGAGGTGACGGGTGATTACCTTCCGTCTAGGGAGCAGGAAAATGCGGGTAAGGCTTTGGCGCTAGCTTGTGCAGGAAGAATCCGCCTGAACGACTTGCCTCGCTCATCAGCCTTCCGGTAGCTAGAACATATTCTACTTTCAAAAGTCATGGCCACTTACTAAACCCTGCATGTCTAATGACAAAATAGCCAGGTGCGTCAATTCTTATGAAACACTTCGCAGCCTCGCGGAGGCAGGAGAAACTATGGTGTAGGCTCTCGTTTAATGTTTGCGTTGCTTGCCTCTTCTTCACGCCGAAAAGTTGAAGCACGCACAAAGCCTACTGCTGATCTTTTCACTTATCCCATGCTGCGCACTTACGACAATGTGGTTGGTTCGCTTTGTACACTCTCGCGGGGTGGTATGTCGTGGCACCGAGCTGACACGATGAGCTATGGAGCCGGGTCAGGCGAATTCCGGCCGCGGCATTGAAAAAGAAAGCGACAGCCGTATGTAGAACTTTCTACTGCGCCGTATAGTCCTAACCGAATGCAGCCCGCCCTGAGCGCGgaaaaagcggccgtcgcgcGCGCCAGCTAAACATTCGTCCGGCTGtacgtggcggtagtgtccaCCTGCGAAacactgtgctttcgcacaatatttcgtgcttagcaatgctaaaccgccagcaattttttctttacCCACTCGCCGGCCGGgacaagcaatttttttctttatacacTGAGCGTTACGTCGCTCAGAAAAAGCCGGAAAAAAAATCGTTCGGCTTAACCGCTCGCTTGTTCGGCAtcaaatttcgcacagaggtTTTATTCGGCGATAAGGTTTGCTTTATACTATGGTTGGGTGGGATACTTACCTGAATCAGTGAGAATTAATCGAAAGTACGTATCGTGTGCGACGATGCCAGTTCAACAAAGGCGGTCTCGCTAAAGCTGTATACTGGtataaagtcactggaacggccgttccagtgactttataCTGGCAGCGCCAGCCGCGCCACCTCTTGTCGATAACATAACATAAGCAGACGAACGCGAAAGGCGGAACGAACGAGCGCTCTCCAACCTTTCGGTGGCGATAGATGGCGCTACCGCTACAACTGCTGTGAAACCACCAGCATCTGAACGATACGGCATATACGCAAGATTCCTCAAAGAAACTAAGTTgtattcttgtgttttttttctcaaaaatattTCAACAATCATTAGATATTTGTGTTCTTCCTGAGCATTGGATACAGGCGATGGCGATTCCACTTCATAAATCTGGTAATAAGCAATCGCCCCTTAATTATCGGCCCATTTCTCTCACTAGCATGCCATGTAAAATTCttgaacatgtcatctactcacaACTAGCTAATTTTCTTGTCCCAAACGTTTTATTTCATTCAACAAAACATGGTTTAAGGAAGACGTACTCATGCGAGACACATTTGCTATGCTTCACTCATTCCATGTTCACACTTATTGGCAATCGTTCTTTGGCTGATTGCAATTTCTTGGATTTCTCTAAAGCGTTTTTCAAAATTGACCATAGCCTTCTACTACTAAAACTCAAGCGCCTAAATATTGAGGCAAACCTCCTCCGCTGGGTGGAATTTTTTCTTAAGAGACGATCACAGTTCGTGTTTGTTAACAGCAGCAATTCACCATTAACTACGGTCGTGTCAGGTGTACCTTTTCTTAGTTTATGTTCACTACCTCCCTAACTATGTGACTTCTCCCCTATCCACTtgttcgccgacgactgcgttatttatcgtGAAATAGCCGACCATAACGACGTTCCTGCACTACAAACTAACCTTAACAACATAGCTGAATGTTGTGACACGTGGGATTTAAACGTTAAAAAATGTAAACTCATGCACGCGAGTGTCACGCACTAATACCAGCGCTGCTTCCTATGTATTAAATAATATTCCTTTGGATCCCGTCACTTCTTACAAAACTTGAGTTTGCATATAACTAATGATCTTAGCTGGAAGCCTCATATTGATCGCATTATAAATAACACTTACCGCATGCTTGGTTGCCTGCGCGGCGCCTTTTCTAAGGCACCTCATTCTTCTAAGCTGACTATGCACAGGACTTTACTACGTTCTAAATTAGAATGTGCTTTTGCAATTTGGGATCCCGGCTTTGTAAACTTAACATCCTCACTCCAGATGGTTCAGAATAATTCAGCGCGTTTCATTCTTTCCAACTATGCCACCGCGCAAACAGCATTACTTCAGTGAAGATAACACTGTCACTGCCAGCTCTTGAGATCCGTAGGAAAGTGtcgcgccttagcctttttcgcAGAACTTACCATCGTGGTCAGTTGAAGCATGCATTCATTTCGCAGCCATCTTGTCGCTCGTCTCGCATCCACCGCCCTTAAAAAGCGAACGTCGTAAGTTGTAAAACCATTGCCTTTTATCATTCATTTATTCCTTGTACATCGGCTGAGTGGAATTGCCTTCCGTCCGACGTCTCTTCAATAACCGATCGCAACTTACCTGGTTCATTAGTTGAGCAGTGGAAGTTTCCCTACTTTCTGGAGGACTGTACTGGGTCGTTGGAGCTGTTGAAGTGGAGGGAGTGTCCCAACAGTCTAGAGCATCGGTGGGAGCCTTGCTGCACGCAGCATTTTGCAGCACTTGTGTCTCGTGGAGGCCTTCAAAGAAATCAATGCCAGGACAGTTGTCTCCGAGCGCAAGCTTTCCAAGGTTGTAGCGAGCTTCTATAGTCAGCAGAGGTGCATTTGGGAAGATCCCACCAAACACTTTGTGCACGAGTGCCTGGTGTTTACAAAATGCGCCCTGCTGACCAGAGCGGCAGGTGCACAGGCCGATGTCAGAGTACACAGTGTAAAGCTTGCTATCTGGACTGCTGCCACTTGGGACGACATAATGCCCATCTCCGTTGCACCTAATGTTTTTTTCGGTGTCTTTTGGCAGCTTCTTTAAAAGCCTCTCATAGAGGAGCATGTGCCCAGTGATACGTGAGTGTGCATGGTCTAGTATTCTGTGGAAAAAATATTTCTCCCACACAACAGAGAGGAATTCAGCTAGGGTCACAACATTAAACGCTCTTGTCCTGTGCAAGATTATGTCTTTTAGGACCCTAATCGAGGCCTCTGAATAATTATTTGTGTTGTGGCCTCGTGTCTTCGTTGACAGTCGGAAGAGAAGCACCCATTCTTCTTCTCTCTCCAGTAGAGTGACGACGTGGGTAATGAAGCCCTTGTGCTGTTGGGAGTAAAGGTCTTGCTTGGCGGTCTCCAATGTGTCCTTGCTATCAGCGTCCATGATCTGCAAggtttccagcaaaaaaaaaagaatagctccAAGCAGAAGCATTTAAACACTGGTGCAGTAtataaaaaaactaaatatttcaATTCGGAACCGCGTTATATGAACTACATTCCAAACATTTACATGTAGTCTGAGAGCTTAGCTTTCAATTAGTCAGTGTCCAAAATTTTTAGCACTGGTGCTGCCATCTCAAGAGCATCTGCTGTATTGATGTGCAGCAGCAGGTGGAAACACTAGTATAGCTTCAACGGCATTGTAAAAATCCCCACTTAATTATGAGCTAGAATGAATGAtggaatgaaaaactttattcaattcttttggtcagttccggagagtctccttgcagctgcgtcttggcgcttgccgcagccgccgccgccgtcgggggctccttagcaagggtggtccctcattccagggctccgctggtcctggccacctcgcacgcgtgctgcaccaatgccctttgggccgtgagctcgctgctggtgagcaggccctcccattgctccgcactcgggttagtctgtttgtggaaggtgtagttgtgtttacactcccatgtgacgtggtaaagtgtcgggacgtccccgcaccaggggcagctgtcgctgtactgggtggggaacattttgcttaggacgtgtaagttaaagaaggtgccagactgcagcctcctccagctgaccgcttcttgctgtgtgaggagtttgtggggcgggggatacttgaacctgcagcctctgtagtaatttaggatgtctgcgtacgtcgggtccaccatcgaggggttctcgaggtcctccgtcagcaaggctcggtgcgtgatctcgcgaacctggctgtcagccctcgagttgccctcgactccggtgtgtgccggtacccagaagaccttttgcttcgctttgaatcccgaggctctcgcgccgaggaggatgcgtagggcctccctgcagatccttccttgctgatatcgtctgcaggccgttttggagcccgttattataatctgtggcttgtttctgcggtagccttcgaccgctgcaagcgccacagtgatctcctccccttctgccaccgtacgccctctcgcggatgcgcagctgatcgtgtcgcccgtgtggtctacgaacgccaccgccactctcgtgatgttgttgcgtctatccctcggatatagtcctgcgtccgtgtacaccgtgttttcccgcgtggctaggtgtctctccacgtattctgctcttgcttgtcttctggccgcgtgtaggttggggtccatgttgcgcggcagtgggcagattctgagggtttgccggatttcgtccggaatgttctcgtccggatctgctgtggtttccactctgtggccaagtcttctcaggagttgcctgcctgtttctgtaagttctagtctttctagctgtgcgttcagctgggccgccgccaactcctcgaaggtgttgtggactcccagctgtagtagcttgtcgttCGGGGTGTTTCTCGATAGGTTTAGTgtggtcttgtaggctttccttattaatgcctcgatctgttctttttccctcttgatcgccgggtggtaggggagggagtacgtcaccctactgactaccaggctcctgactagtttgagggtgtcctcttccttcatgccgtgtcttctgctggagactctctttatcattctgccgacttgttcggtcgatttctgtagcaggctgatcgtgtggctgcatttgccgctgctctgcagccacatgcccagaatccttatggtgcttctttctggtatgttttggccttcgagcttgatctctaggctcgcctccgtgggtttcctcgctactctgagtagctctgacttgtctgtcgagcacgctagaccccttgccttcacgtattcttctatgcaggtcgcggctctctgtagtctctcttgtttttctcctagcgatccacggttggtccacaccgtgatgtcgtccgcatacatggcatgttgtgtgccttcgatttcccgcaatcttttggccaggccgatcatggctaggttgaagagcacgggcgaaatcaccgacccctgtggggttcctttgtggggggtgttaaagggttggcttctcacgtctcccagccccacggtggcagttctgcctgcgagaaaggccctcacgtagttgtgtgttctttctccgcaatttatgttctggaggccctccattattgccgggtggctgacgttgtcaaaggcccccttgatgtctagggccatgacaacattctctccagccttcgggatgttggcgagaacgtcctccttaagttgtaggagaacgtcttgcgtagacagctttgacctgaatccaaacatgctgtgtggatagaggtgttctcgctccatccatagctggattcttttcgtaattattcttcgtacagctttcccaggcacgaggtgagggagatcggtcgtaggttttcgatctgcagctttttgcccggtttggggatcatcactacctccgcgtgtttccattcggccggaatcgagccctcAGCCCAGAGTTGGTTGAGGTAGTCTGTCAGCTGGTTTACCGCTTCCTCACTGAGGTTGCGTATGAGGGAATTGCGTATCCTGTCTCCCCCAGCTACCGTGTTCTTAGTGAGGGCCCCCATCGCCTCGTGCACTTCTGCCAGCGTGATCGGCCTGTCCATCTCGGGGTTTTCTTTGCCTTGATAGGTTCCTCTATATTCTTCGGGGCGTTCCTTCCCGTAACACTTGGTTTTGAGGTCCTCTATCATTTGGTCCTCCGTTCCTTCGTACTGGTGGATCAGTCTTTGTATCGTTTTACTGCTTTCGGTCTTCGTCTTTCCCGGATCCATCATCGCTTTCAGAattcgccacgttttggccgtgttcagggtgccgtttagcgagctgctgaactgctgccacccttgccttgccagttgtgtagcgtattcttctgccttggccgtgatttccgctatcttcttttttagcttcctgtttagcttttgtttcctccatcgtttggtgagcccgcgccttgcctcccatagcctgagcaggcgcttgtccacctccggtatTTGCTCGGTTCTGTCTACCTCTTGCCTGTAGGTCTCCTGTATCTGTTTGAGCTGTTGGCACCACTCTTGGATATTTGTGATCTGCCCGGTCAGATCCCTGCTTCCTTGCCGAAAGGCGTCCCAGTCAGTGAGGCGGGCTTTCCCAAGTTTTCGTTTGGTGGACTCCGCTGCCATCGTGAGTTGGAttatgcagtggtcgctccccAGGTTTTCTAGGGTGTTTTCCCACTCTACTTGGCTCGTGCCCTtcacgaaggtgaggtccgggcacgtgtctgcgctgacgctgttgcctatccttgtAGGTTGGTCTTCGTCCGTTACTAGTTCGTACCCCAGGTTCTCCGCGGCGTCCCATATGCCTTGGCCTTTGCGGTCGGACGATGGGTATCCCCAGTTCGGACTCTtggcgttaaagtctcccgctACCACGAGGGCGTTCGTTTTGGCCATCTTGCTTACTTCCGTAAACAGCTTTCCAAAATCGCCGTCCTTTTGTTTCGGGGAGCTGTATAGGTTCACTATGTACGTGCTCTTCGCGCTGAACTTCTTCTTTGGGATTATTTCGGTGATGACGTGTTCTATCCCTGTGCCCTCGATCTCTTTGTGTGCTATGGTGGCTATTTTGTTGTTTACGAGGGTTGCGGCTCTTTTCCCGCCTTCCTGACATGTGTATCCCTTTAGCGTGGGTCTACAGATCCCTGGAAGAATGAGCAGGTGAGTTAATTTTGGGTACACATTGGGAAAAGTTTCATGAAGGCCTTGGCAGTGATTAAGCAAGCATTCAGGCAGGTTTGCAAGGCCTGTATGAAATGCTGCTACCAAAATTAAACTTCTTGAATTGGTTACAGACACGGCAGCAGATTTAACTCTTGTTGTGCATCATTTTATTGCCGTATTTGTGGTTGAGATCCTGACCACTCTTCGGAACGAGGAGTGCATTGACACCTGCATGGAGCTACATAGGATTGTCGTAAATGTGCAAACATTTTGTTCCAGGTCACTGTTGCGGCTACCTGGTGTTACAATTATGACTCTGAAAGAAAGCAACCATCCTCCCAGGGAAGAGCCTGCACTTGTGATGAATGGTGAGACAAGTGTAAAGTCGGGTGCATGTTCAGGACTATCCTTGGCATCCATGGCATTGTGCACGAAAAGCGGACACCAGAACGACAAAGGAGTCAATTCCATCTGCTACTGTACCATCTTGCAGCACCTGGAGACGTCCCCTTAATCGGCCTACAGAATGATTTCAAGGCTCCCTTTTCCAAATTTGCTGCTTTTGTTAAAAAAGAGGTGGAGCTACCATcagaaaaatgtatcagggctaTGACATTGCATCTCACATAAAGCGAACAACCTTGGCTATATCACTCTGTTACAACTAATGAGGAAGCGCTGTAAGCTCACTCCCACAGTCTCCTAGCTACTGTAATCTCCGTAAAGAAAATGTAGCTACCCCCTCCCCTGAAACAAATAAATTAAAGTGGATTTGAAGCTTTAACTGCTGGCCAGGTTTGCTCCAACAGGCTACAAGGTCAAGTGGCGCTTGCGTGTGCGCCAGCCAGGTAAAGCGTCTAAAGTGGAAGCAGAAGCACGGTAAGCACTAGACAGGTGCAGCGTTGGAAGTGAACTGCTGCACACGGCTGGTGCTCAGCCAATGGCAGGAATTTGAAAAGCTTGAAAGCCAGTCACGAGGTATGCCTTGCAGGCCCACCTGGTCACGTGATGCGTCACCTGTCCAATCTGATCTCTGCCCTCTGTGCGACTGCCGTGTCCAAGAAACTCGTAAACAGCAGATTTCCTGTGTCACCCATGTTTAGAGCGCTCGACAGTATGCACCAATCACTGAAATCTGAAATCATGTAGTAGCCATTGTTTTTTCGCAAAGGGCTATTTCCCACCTGTTTTATAGGCCTATTCGACTATTCCTGTGGAAAGGTTGTTCAAGAGCCTAACAGTCACGGCAAGGTATAGCTTTATTTGAAACTCTATGCATTACTTGAGAGCTTTACAGAGCGGTCATGCATACTGTACGTTATGAGTGCGCTTgtgctgcagcagctttgcacccTGACAACTTTGTTGAGGACTGAAGGCGAGGATAGAGACTTTCACCGGTTGCCATGAGCATCTCATTCACGACGGTATTATTATGTCCCTGAAACGCTAAGGTCTTGGCCAGGAGCACATGACCATTCTAGAGAGCTTGGAAAGCAGTTTGATAGGGTCCGCTTTGAAGAAACAGGCACACACAGACGACCTTTTGAACAAATAACTGCCACTTTTCCCTGACTATTTTTCGGCTGTAATAGGGCAAGTCCAGTGACTACAAACTTTAGATACAACGAACCTAATCCGTGTGACCGTCAAGTTTATTATAAGTCGGCTCAACTGTTTAACCTTGTCCATGATCACGAGGTTGTGTACAGCTCTTTATCTGAACAGTATTGTCTCATTCCACAGTCGCAAATGGTTCCTTGTTATGCCTGCTTGCCGCTGACACCTGTGCTGCCCCTGCTGTGCTGCATAAGTAGTCCCACAATCTTTGTGATGATGAATTGAGAGGTGAAAACTCTCCTATGCTAGGCTGTACTTTTTACAATTATGTGTGTATGGTGCCTACAAACTGAAACACAAGTGGTCAGTGCTTTGGCTGCATCATCATGTACCAGACATGCTATAGTAGCACCCATTCTTCAACCAAATACCATAGGCCTGCACAGCACGCATACAATCTATGACTTGTGAGACATTGTCTTGTGACATAGTATCAACAGCACAATACCTGGCCTTTccatcgcagtggctcagtgcttatggcacttggctgctgacccaaaagacgcgggttcaatcccaaccacagcggtctcattttgatggaagcgagatgctagaggcctgtgcgctgtgcgatgtcagcgcatgtagAGCCCCATGAGGCCGACAttatccggagaccttcactacggcgtctctcatagcctgagtcgctttgggtgattaaacacccataaaacatCAAAACTCTTCTGAATCGGTCGCTCATTGCTGTTTCTGCATGCATTCAGATTTTTATATCGCTGATAATGAATAAATTCCATACCTTTTGAAAAATGGCCATCAGTGACTTCCTTTCACTTGGGCTGACACCATGCTTGGCAGGCGCCAGCCACTGCCATTCAGCCTGCGCTACATAAAAGTGGCATAGCAGCTGCCTGGCTTCTGGCCAATGTTCAAGAATTGCTGCTTTCTCAGCAGCACTGTTATGAGTCATAAAAGTCTCTGGTGCCTGCAACAAGAAAAGGCCACATATTGACAGCTATGGAACAGCTGAGTTATTCCCATGACAGACATTTACGGGTGCAGGGTAACATGATTAGAACGAACCTTGGGAGGCAGTAGTTTAGCTGCATTGTATGTCAGTTTAGGTGACCTTGCTACATTACCCTGTGTTGCTATGAGGGTATTTTTCACTTCGGCTTTGACAGCTTTACTTAAAGGATCCTAACACTATGCAACTATAATTTCTATCCATGACAAACATTGCTTGATATTTCAATGTAGAGGTGACATTTGCACAGCGTAGTTCAGTGTGTCAGGCAGGCTACACCAAAGAAAGCTTAACCTAACCACTTCAATTCTATAGCTTGTTCATTTGTGGTTGAAGTCTTATATATGACAGGCTGGGCATGACAGGCTGGGCATGACAGGCTGACATGACAGGCTGGGCAAGCAGGAATTTAGGAAGCATTGGGATAGGCTTGCGTtaactcagcttttttttttatcaaagtgCAAAGTCATATATTTTAAAATTCGCAGATTGTCACACCGCCTCTTGCAGCAAACTGTTCAAGCTTAGAGGTTGCAGGCATGGCCTGTGGCCAATGCTTGTATTGTTAAGCAGTGGCTCTGTCTCTGCTGCTTTCACAAAGTACAGGCCGGCGCAGGTCCATATTCTGAATTAATGTTGCCTAACTCATGTATTCTAGCATTACCTGGCATTTCTTCAAACAACATGCAGtataatttacaatttacatGTGCCCACCTCACAGCCTCCAAAGGAAAAGGGGTAGTTGTGCTTCAGGAGCTCGAAGCCTGCTGAGTAGCCCTCAGTAGTCTGACTGCTGTGCACAATGACTGCTATGGGTATGGCACCAGCTGATGTTGCTGTCCGCATAATTGTCACGCTGCTCCTT comes from the Amblyomma americanum isolate KBUSLIRL-KWMA chromosome 1, ASM5285725v1, whole genome shotgun sequence genome and includes:
- the LOC144121335 gene encoding uncharacterized protein LOC144121335 is translated as MADNKEDLEKLMDICGVDVKVHSEGGAGSWAVLLVTPIMRRAQQLESSSEVIFVDSTASCDSTRSSVTTQGNVARSPKLTYNAAKLLPPKAPETFMTHNSAAEKAAILEHWPEARQLLCHFYVAQAEWQWLAPAKHGVSPSERKSLMAIFQKIMDADSKDTLETAKQDLYSQQHKGFITHVVTLLEREEEWVLLFRLSTKTRGHNTNNYSEASIRVLKDIILHRTRAFNVVTLAEFLSVVWEKYFFHRILDHAHSRITGHMLLYERLLKKLPKDTEKNIRCNGDGHYVVPSGSSPDSKLYTVYSDIGLCTCRSGQQGAFCKHQALVHKVFGGIFPNAPLLTIEARYNLGKLALGDNCPGIDFFEGLHETQVLQNAACSKAPTDALDCWDTPSTSTAPTTQYSPPESRETSTAQLMNQVSCDRLLKRRRTEGNSTQPMYKE